Proteins encoded within one genomic window of Desulfomonilaceae bacterium:
- a CDS encoding AAA family ATPase — MDPKDDIRGTNLPDPKEIEKEINDFLADKYGNRIRIMGTQLGPWPGTEESGQGQIPATEIKSGNIRFDMKPAELHEYLDRFVVRQNVAKEILATKICTHFNRIRYFQEHGDTYDREGIGRIKNNIILIGPTGVGKTYLIKLIARKIGVPFVKGDATKFSETGYVGGDVEDLVRDLVQEADGDMERARYGIIYIDEIDKIASSGNIIGLDVSRSGVQRNLLKPMEETEVDLKVAHDPVSMMEAAAHFQKTGKRLKRTINTRDILFIVSGAFNGLDEIISGRLSRKGLGFGASLKEKDNRLELFNQVKSEDLITFGFESEFIGRLPVIAVLEDLSEDDLYKILKNRYSSVVTAKKQDFKSYGIDIRFTDEALKIVAEEAHKEKTGARALISVMEKVLVGFERVLPSTDVARFTVTEELVKDPRPFLNSILDDEFHPSRCEIFDEVDACERNEVLRDLETRNSEFEQGFGRILEKKALEVVVDAAIEKGVSPETMYRRFIKVEREIRGFEDEFLRTYGLKIRFLDEAVLELARLSLRGSEEPLIVCRKIFQNYHHGLKLVMERTGSQEFLIPEEAVQNPEKYLNEMIQQTYRA, encoded by the coding sequence ATGGATCCAAAAGACGATATACGAGGAACTAATTTGCCGGATCCGAAAGAAATCGAAAAAGAGATAAACGATTTCTTGGCGGATAAATACGGTAACCGAATAAGAATAATGGGCACTCAACTAGGACCCTGGCCTGGAACTGAGGAATCGGGACAAGGACAAATCCCCGCAACAGAGATTAAGTCGGGAAATATCCGGTTCGATATGAAACCAGCGGAACTCCATGAATACCTGGATCGTTTCGTTGTTCGACAGAATGTGGCCAAAGAAATTCTTGCAACCAAGATTTGTACTCATTTCAACCGGATAAGATACTTTCAGGAACACGGCGATACTTACGATCGCGAGGGAATTGGCAGGATAAAGAATAATATAATCCTGATCGGTCCTACCGGGGTTGGCAAGACCTATCTCATCAAGTTGATCGCCAGGAAGATCGGGGTCCCTTTTGTAAAGGGCGACGCTACCAAGTTTAGTGAAACTGGCTACGTGGGTGGCGATGTGGAGGATTTGGTGAGGGATCTCGTTCAGGAAGCCGATGGTGACATGGAACGAGCGCGATACGGTATTATATACATAGATGAAATTGACAAAATAGCATCGTCCGGGAACATAATCGGACTGGATGTTTCAAGATCCGGCGTTCAGAGAAACTTGCTCAAACCCATGGAGGAAACAGAGGTAGACCTTAAGGTCGCTCATGACCCGGTTTCAATGATGGAAGCGGCCGCTCACTTTCAGAAAACGGGCAAGCGACTAAAAAGAACGATTAACACGCGAGACATTCTCTTCATCGTCTCCGGCGCATTCAATGGACTGGATGAGATAATCAGCGGGAGACTATCCAGGAAAGGGCTAGGCTTCGGAGCTTCCCTCAAGGAGAAAGACAACAGGCTTGAACTGTTCAACCAGGTGAAATCGGAAGACCTTATTACGTTTGGTTTCGAATCCGAATTCATTGGCAGGCTACCGGTAATAGCTGTATTGGAAGACCTCAGTGAAGACGACCTGTACAAGATTCTCAAGAATCGATATTCATCAGTAGTCACAGCAAAGAAACAGGATTTTAAGTCTTATGGAATTGATATCCGGTTTACTGATGAGGCGCTCAAGATTGTCGCTGAAGAGGCTCACAAGGAAAAGACAGGGGCAAGAGCTTTAATAAGCGTCATGGAGAAAGTCCTGGTCGGATTTGAACGCGTGCTTCCATCTACGGACGTGGCACGATTTACCGTTACCGAAGAGCTTGTAAAGGACCCCAGACCGTTTCTAAATTCTATCTTGGATGACGAATTCCATCCGTCTCGCTGCGAAATTTTTGATGAGGTTGACGCGTGCGAACGTAATGAGGTGTTGAGAGATCTTGAGACCCGGAATAGTGAATTCGAGCAAGGCTTCGGAAGAATCCTCGAGAAAAAAGCGCTCGAAGTTGTGGTAGACGCTGCGATAGAAAAAGGTGTTTCTCCTGAAACCATGTATAGGAGGTTCATTAAGGTTGAAAGGGAGATACGAGGATTTGAAGATGAATTCCTAAGGACTTACGGTCTGAAGATCAGGTTTCTCGATGAAGCTGTTTTAGAACTTGCCAGGTTGTCGTTAAGAGGTTCAGAGGAACCATTGATTGTTTGTCGGAAGATTTTTCAAAACTATCATCATGGACTGAAATTGGTTATGGAGCGCACCGGTTCACAGGAATTCCTAATTCCTGAGGAGGCGGTCCAAAATCCTGAGAAGTATTTGAATGAAATGATTCAACAAACTTACCGAGCATAA